In the Agrococcus sp. Marseille-Q4369 genome, one interval contains:
- a CDS encoding NADPH-dependent FMN reductase, which produces MSKIAIITGSTRPGRINRGVADWVLELAQQRGDAEYELVDIADYDLPLYDEPLPAGYQQYTKDHTKAWSAKIAEFDGYVFVTGEYNHSVTPALANAISFLNAEWNNKAAGIVGYGSAMGVRAIEHLRGILSELQVAHVQKTGMFSLFTDFENFSTFKPTELQAESVPPMLDQLIVWTKAMESVREGALVSA; this is translated from the coding sequence ATGTCGAAGATCGCCATCATCACCGGCAGCACCCGCCCCGGCCGCATCAACCGCGGTGTCGCGGACTGGGTCCTCGAGCTCGCGCAGCAGCGCGGTGACGCGGAGTACGAGCTGGTCGACATCGCCGACTACGACCTGCCGCTCTACGACGAGCCGCTGCCGGCCGGCTACCAGCAGTACACGAAGGACCACACGAAGGCGTGGTCGGCGAAGATCGCCGAGTTCGACGGCTACGTCTTCGTCACGGGCGAGTACAACCACTCGGTGACCCCGGCGCTCGCGAACGCGATCTCCTTCCTCAACGCCGAGTGGAACAACAAGGCCGCCGGCATCGTCGGCTACGGCTCGGCGATGGGCGTCCGCGCCATCGAGCACCTGCGCGGCATCCTCTCCGAGCTCCAGGTCGCGCACGTGCAGAAGACGGGCATGTTCTCGCTCTTCACCGACTTCGAGAACTTCTCCACCTTCAAGCCGACCGAGCTGCAGGCCGAGTCGGTGCCGCCGATGCTCGACCAGCTGATCGTCTGGACGAAGGCGATGGAGTCGGTGCGCGAGGGCGCGCTCGTCAGCGCCTGA
- a CDS encoding methyltransferase domain-containing protein, with amino-acid sequence MASREDATARQRRLWDEAAPRYDRGMRPLERLWFAGGHEWLGARARGRVLDVAVGTGANLPHYPPDASVTGLDLSPRMLAEARRRAAELGRDVELVEGDAERLPYADASFDTVVCALGLCSIPRPAAAIAEMRRVLVPGGTLLLLDHVASTAWPLRAAQRLVEQLTIRVAGEHFTRRQRPLVEAAGFEVVEAERLKAGTVERIAAVKR; translated from the coding sequence ATGGCGAGCCGTGAGGACGCGACGGCGCGGCAGCGCCGGCTGTGGGACGAGGCCGCGCCCCGCTACGACCGCGGCATGCGGCCGCTCGAGCGGCTCTGGTTCGCGGGCGGCCACGAGTGGCTCGGCGCGAGGGCGCGCGGCCGCGTGCTCGACGTCGCCGTCGGCACCGGGGCGAACCTCCCGCACTACCCGCCCGACGCATCCGTCACCGGCCTCGACCTGAGCCCGCGCATGCTTGCCGAGGCGCGGCGGCGCGCGGCGGAGCTCGGCCGCGACGTCGAGCTCGTCGAGGGCGACGCCGAGCGGCTGCCGTACGCCGACGCGTCGTTCGACACCGTCGTGTGCGCCCTCGGCCTCTGCAGCATCCCGCGCCCCGCGGCCGCGATCGCCGAGATGCGCCGCGTGCTCGTGCCCGGCGGCACGCTGCTGCTGCTCGACCACGTGGCGAGCACCGCCTGGCCGCTGCGGGCGGCGCAGCGGCTCGTCGAGCAGCTGACGATCCGCGTCGCGGGCGAGCACTTCACGCGGCGGCAGCGGCCGCTCGTCGAGGCGGCAGGCTTCGAGGTCGTCGAGGCCGAGCGGCTGAAGGCAGGAACGGTCGAGCGGATCGCGGCGGTCAAGCGCTGA
- a CDS encoding SMP-30/gluconolactonase/LRE family protein, with amino-acid sequence MRAEQITDPIAYHGEGPVWSEWWGGLRWLDMLAGDILTLTETGIERRHVDDIVACVRPRRGGGAVIGVERGFALEDLDGTLHRLPELWSSGDIRMNEGGCDPDGRFYCGSMAYDQSPGAASLHRLDPDGATSTVLTGVTVSNGLEWSPDSSLAYYDDTPTGAVAVFDYARETGLTNRRELASLPDDGHPDGLTVDAEGCVWVAAVNQGAVLRFRPDGTLDGRVEVPGVTKVTACAFGGERLDRLFITTSREDLPDDEEPTAGALFAVDPGVTGLPVREFAG; translated from the coding sequence ATGCGCGCCGAGCAGATCACCGACCCGATCGCGTACCACGGCGAGGGGCCCGTCTGGTCGGAGTGGTGGGGCGGGCTGCGCTGGCTCGACATGCTCGCCGGCGACATCCTCACGCTCACCGAGACCGGCATCGAGCGGCGGCACGTCGACGACATCGTCGCGTGCGTGCGCCCGCGGCGCGGCGGCGGCGCGGTCATCGGCGTCGAGCGGGGCTTCGCGCTCGAGGACCTCGACGGCACGCTCCACCGGCTGCCGGAGCTCTGGTCGTCGGGCGACATCCGCATGAACGAGGGCGGCTGCGATCCCGACGGGCGCTTCTACTGCGGCTCGATGGCCTACGACCAGTCCCCCGGCGCCGCATCCCTCCACCGCCTCGATCCCGACGGCGCGACGAGCACGGTGCTGACCGGCGTGACCGTCTCCAACGGCCTCGAGTGGAGCCCCGACAGCTCGCTCGCCTACTACGACGACACCCCGACGGGCGCCGTCGCGGTCTTCGACTACGCGCGCGAGACGGGGCTGACGAACCGGCGCGAGCTCGCCTCGCTCCCCGACGACGGCCACCCCGACGGGCTCACGGTCGATGCCGAGGGATGCGTGTGGGTCGCGGCCGTGAACCAGGGCGCGGTGCTGCGGTTCCGTCCCGACGGCACGCTCGACGGACGCGTCGAGGTGCCCGGCGTGACGAAGGTCACCGCGTGCGCGTTCGGCGGCGAGCGCCTCGACCGGCTCTTCATCACCACCTCACGCGAGGACCTCCCCGACGACGAGGAGCCGACCGCCGGCGCGCTCTTCGCCGTCGATCCCGGCGTCACGGGGCTGCCGGTGCGGGAGTTCGCGGGCTGA
- a CDS encoding alpha-amylase family protein — MWWHVYPLGFVGAPIRPDAPPAETAVEHRLGHLEAWLDHLVALGLNGLQLGPVFASATHGYDTIDHFRIDPRLGDEGDFDRLVAACRERGIRVLLDGVFNHVGRPHPAFLALEEQGRAAETAGLFRVHWDSWSPGEPVPADVFEGHDQLVALDHDADAVADLVVDVMTHWLERGIDGWRLDAAYAVPPAFWARVLPRVRERFPDAYFTGEVIHGDAAAIVRESTMDSLTQYELWQGIWHGLADRNCFELAHAIERHNALVRDFVPSTFIGNHDVTRIATAVGPELVPHAMAVLATVAGTPSVYAGDELSFEARKEERLGGDDAVRPEFPAAPLSPDALEPAAAHAYGVHASLLALRRRHAWLHRAQTDVVHLTNEAIVLRTATDADRVITALNLADEPVELPAADASSVEGGVAELADGVVRLGARGWAVLS, encoded by the coding sequence ATGTGGTGGCACGTCTACCCGCTCGGCTTCGTCGGCGCGCCCATCCGCCCCGACGCGCCGCCGGCCGAGACCGCGGTCGAGCATCGGCTCGGCCACCTCGAGGCGTGGCTCGACCACCTCGTCGCGCTCGGGCTCAACGGCTTGCAGCTCGGGCCGGTCTTCGCCTCCGCGACGCACGGCTACGACACGATCGACCACTTCCGCATCGATCCGCGGCTCGGCGACGAGGGCGACTTCGACCGGCTCGTCGCCGCGTGCCGCGAGCGCGGCATCCGCGTGCTGCTCGACGGCGTCTTCAACCACGTCGGCCGACCGCATCCCGCCTTCCTCGCACTCGAGGAGCAGGGGCGGGCGGCCGAGACCGCCGGCCTCTTCCGCGTCCACTGGGACAGCTGGTCGCCCGGCGAGCCGGTCCCCGCCGACGTGTTCGAGGGCCACGACCAGCTCGTCGCGCTCGACCACGACGCGGATGCGGTGGCCGACCTCGTCGTCGACGTCATGACCCACTGGCTCGAGCGCGGCATCGACGGCTGGCGGCTCGACGCGGCATACGCCGTGCCGCCTGCCTTCTGGGCTCGAGTGCTGCCGCGCGTGCGAGAGCGGTTCCCCGACGCCTACTTCACCGGGGAGGTCATCCACGGCGACGCCGCGGCGATCGTGCGCGAGTCGACGATGGACTCGTTGACGCAGTACGAGCTGTGGCAGGGCATCTGGCACGGCCTCGCCGATCGCAACTGCTTCGAGCTCGCGCACGCGATCGAGCGCCACAACGCCCTCGTGCGCGACTTCGTGCCCTCGACGTTCATCGGCAACCACGACGTGACGCGCATCGCGACCGCGGTCGGTCCGGAGCTCGTGCCGCATGCGATGGCCGTGCTCGCGACCGTCGCGGGCACCCCCTCCGTCTACGCGGGCGACGAGCTGAGCTTCGAGGCGCGCAAGGAGGAGCGGCTCGGCGGCGACGACGCCGTGCGGCCGGAGTTCCCCGCGGCGCCGCTGTCGCCCGACGCGCTCGAGCCGGCAGCCGCCCACGCGTACGGCGTGCACGCGTCGCTGCTCGCCCTCCGCCGTCGCCACGCGTGGCTGCACCGCGCGCAGACGGATGTCGTGCACCTCACCAACGAAGCGATCGTGCTGCGCACGGCGACCGACGCCGACCGCGTCATCACCGCGCTCAACCTCGCCGACGAGCCGGTCGAACTGCCGGCCGCCGACGCCTCGAGCGTCGAGGGGGGCGTCGCCGAGCTCGCAGACGGCGTCGTGCGACTCGGTGCGCGCGGCTGGGCGGTGCTCTCCTAG
- a CDS encoding zinc-dependent alcohol dehydrogenase family protein — translation MRALLIDAVRSTPAVRDVPSPVAPAGGVVVEVHATGLCRSDWHAWAGHDDIAFPHVPGHELAGIVAEVGEGVERWRVGDRVTVPFVCGCGRCDWCLAGDAQVCPAQQQPGFTHWGSFAERVALHAADANLVRVPDGVDAATAAALGCRFATAYRALVARARVRSGEWVAVVGAGGVGLSAVMIARALDARVVAVDRNPAALELAASLGAEATVLADGRDVPTEVAAITDGGAHVAVDAVGSEQTASDAVLGLRRRGRHVQIGLLPPVDGHPRVPMDRVIAWELDVLGSHGMAAADYPGMLALIERGVLEPQRLIERTVSLEEAATLLPGFDRSSAAGVTMIDPRR, via the coding sequence ATGCGTGCCCTCCTGATCGACGCCGTCCGCTCGACTCCCGCCGTGCGCGACGTGCCGTCGCCGGTCGCTCCTGCGGGAGGCGTCGTGGTCGAGGTGCACGCGACGGGCCTGTGCCGCAGCGACTGGCACGCGTGGGCCGGCCACGACGACATCGCCTTCCCGCACGTGCCGGGCCACGAGCTCGCGGGCATCGTCGCCGAGGTGGGCGAGGGCGTCGAGCGGTGGCGCGTCGGCGACCGCGTGACGGTGCCGTTCGTGTGCGGCTGCGGGCGCTGCGATTGGTGCCTCGCGGGCGACGCGCAGGTGTGCCCGGCGCAGCAGCAGCCGGGCTTCACGCACTGGGGCTCCTTCGCCGAGCGCGTCGCGCTGCACGCTGCCGACGCGAACCTCGTCCGGGTGCCCGACGGCGTCGACGCCGCGACGGCGGCGGCGCTCGGCTGCCGCTTCGCGACCGCCTACCGCGCACTCGTCGCGCGTGCCCGCGTGCGGTCGGGGGAGTGGGTCGCGGTCGTCGGTGCCGGCGGCGTGGGCCTCAGCGCCGTCATGATCGCCCGCGCGCTCGACGCCCGCGTCGTGGCGGTCGACCGCAACCCGGCGGCGCTCGAGCTCGCCGCCTCCCTCGGCGCGGAGGCCACCGTGCTCGCCGACGGGCGCGACGTGCCGACCGAGGTCGCGGCGATCACGGACGGCGGCGCGCACGTGGCGGTCGACGCTGTCGGGAGCGAGCAGACGGCGTCGGATGCGGTGCTGGGCCTGCGTCGTCGCGGCCGCCACGTGCAGATCGGCCTCCTGCCGCCCGTCGACGGGCACCCCCGCGTGCCGATGGACCGCGTCATCGCGTGGGAGCTCGACGTGCTCGGCAGCCACGGCATGGCGGCGGCCGACTACCCGGGCATGCTCGCCCTCATCGAGCGCGGCGTGCTCGAGCCGCAGCGGCTCATCGAGCGCACGGTCTCGCTCGAGGAGGCCGCGACCCTGCTCCCCGGCTTCGACCGCTCGAGCGCGGCTGGCGTGACGATGATCGACCCGCGCCGCTGA
- the treS gene encoding maltose alpha-D-glucosyltransferase → MDEPDEHGTEITYDEQRYPARPRRLRPRDQFRSGSVRRFRTDPRTANASNPSYVEWLVRQSMLKDADVLSRQLSGQPSMWRNPYARPDARRAIGVADVWFTAYPISLITRPGQSFLDALGEEALWAAFEHIGINGLHTGPVKRAGGITDWMETPSVDGHFDRISTQIDPAFGDEDAFRRLSDVAEEHSGSIIDDIVPGHTGKGADFRLAEMAFKDYPGIYHMVEIPPEDWHLLPEVPEGRDAANLDATAERELSDRGYIIGELQRVIFYMPGVKETNWSATPPVLGVDGVERRWVYLHYFKQGQPSINWLDPTFAGMRLVIGDALHSLGDLGTSALRLDANGFLGVEKSAEGLPAWSEGHPLSHAANHIIAGMVRKVGGFTFQELNLTIEDIRDTSAVGADLSYDFVSRPGYHHALATGDTEFLRLTLMSSLELGVEPVGLVHGLQNHDELTYELVHWATRHRDEVYPFRHKEITGGELAELIRAELTETLTEQADCNRVFTQNGIACTSASLIAATQGFATLDDITEDAVPAIRDAHILLAKYNAWQPGVFALSGWDLTGMLTLPADDVRELIDTGDTRWIERGAHDLIDAAPDAMTSSAGMPRGRSLYGSLPSQIEEPGSFVNRLAEVLQIRRDHGVATATQLDVPHVAHPAMLVLVHRLDDGKPDADDAPIQVTVLNFSGEGVDGTVHSEALPTQHAVIDAATGEAIGHVDDLQSFSVSLPPYGGLFLTLEPVAQED, encoded by the coding sequence GTGGATGAGCCCGACGAGCACGGCACCGAGATCACCTACGACGAGCAGCGATACCCCGCTCGTCCCCGCCGCCTGCGCCCGCGCGACCAGTTCCGCAGCGGCAGCGTGCGGCGGTTCCGCACCGACCCGCGCACCGCGAACGCATCCAACCCCTCCTACGTCGAGTGGCTCGTGCGCCAGTCGATGCTCAAGGACGCCGACGTGCTCAGCCGGCAGCTCTCGGGCCAGCCGTCGATGTGGCGCAACCCCTACGCCCGCCCCGACGCGCGGCGCGCGATCGGCGTCGCCGACGTGTGGTTCACCGCCTACCCGATCTCGCTCATCACCCGGCCGGGCCAGTCGTTCCTCGACGCGCTCGGCGAGGAAGCGCTCTGGGCGGCCTTCGAGCACATCGGCATCAACGGCCTGCACACGGGCCCCGTGAAGCGCGCCGGCGGCATCACCGACTGGATGGAGACGCCGAGCGTCGACGGCCACTTCGACCGCATCAGCACGCAGATCGATCCCGCCTTCGGCGACGAGGATGCGTTCCGTCGGCTCTCCGACGTGGCTGAGGAGCACAGCGGCTCGATCATCGACGACATCGTGCCCGGCCACACCGGCAAGGGCGCCGACTTCCGGCTCGCCGAGATGGCGTTCAAGGACTACCCCGGGATCTACCACATGGTCGAGATCCCGCCGGAGGACTGGCACCTGCTGCCCGAGGTGCCGGAGGGCCGCGACGCGGCCAACCTGGACGCGACCGCCGAGCGCGAGCTGAGCGACCGCGGCTACATCATCGGCGAGCTGCAGCGCGTCATCTTCTACATGCCCGGCGTGAAGGAGACGAACTGGAGCGCGACGCCGCCCGTGCTCGGCGTCGACGGCGTCGAGCGCCGCTGGGTCTACCTCCACTACTTCAAGCAGGGGCAGCCGTCGATCAACTGGCTCGACCCGACCTTCGCGGGCATGCGGCTCGTGATCGGCGACGCGCTCCACTCGCTCGGCGACCTCGGCACGAGCGCGCTGCGCCTCGACGCGAACGGCTTCCTCGGGGTCGAGAAGAGCGCGGAGGGCCTGCCCGCCTGGTCGGAGGGGCATCCGCTCTCCCACGCCGCGAACCACATCATCGCCGGCATGGTGCGGAAGGTGGGCGGCTTCACGTTCCAGGAGCTCAACCTCACGATCGAGGACATCCGCGACACGAGCGCGGTCGGCGCCGACCTCTCCTACGACTTCGTCAGCCGGCCCGGCTACCACCACGCGCTCGCGACCGGCGACACCGAGTTCCTGCGGCTCACGCTCATGTCGTCGCTCGAGCTCGGCGTCGAGCCGGTCGGGCTCGTGCACGGCCTGCAGAACCACGACGAGCTCACCTACGAGCTCGTGCACTGGGCGACGCGGCACCGCGACGAGGTCTACCCCTTCCGGCACAAGGAGATCACCGGCGGCGAGCTCGCCGAGCTCATCCGCGCCGAACTCACCGAGACGCTCACCGAGCAGGCCGACTGCAACCGCGTCTTCACGCAGAACGGCATCGCGTGCACGAGCGCGTCGCTCATCGCGGCGACGCAGGGCTTCGCGACGCTCGACGACATCACCGAGGACGCGGTGCCGGCGATCCGCGATGCGCACATCCTGCTCGCGAAGTACAACGCGTGGCAGCCGGGCGTCTTCGCGCTCTCGGGCTGGGATCTCACGGGCATGCTCACGCTCCCCGCCGACGACGTGCGCGAGCTCATCGACACGGGCGACACGCGCTGGATCGAGCGCGGCGCGCACGACCTGATCGACGCCGCGCCCGACGCGATGACGTCGTCGGCAGGCATGCCGCGCGGCCGCTCGCTCTACGGCTCGCTCCCCTCGCAGATCGAGGAGCCGGGATCGTTCGTGAACCGGCTCGCCGAGGTGCTGCAGATCCGCCGCGACCACGGCGTCGCGACCGCGACGCAGCTCGACGTGCCGCACGTCGCGCACCCCGCGATGCTCGTCCTCGTGCACCGGCTCGACGACGGCAAGCCCGACGCCGATGACGCGCCGATCCAGGTGACGGTGCTGAACTTCTCGGGCGAGGGCGTCGACGGCACGGTGCACTCCGAGGCGCTGCCGACCCAGCACGCGGTGATCGATGCCGCGACCGGCGAGGCCATCGGCCACGTCGACGACCTGCAGAGCTTCAGCGTGAGCCTGCCACCCTACGGCGGGCTGTTCCTGACGCTCGAGCCGGTCGCGCAGGAGGACTGA
- a CDS encoding MarR family transcriptional regulator, with protein sequence MAHDELPVQERDDLALERQVCFALSVASRSVVGAYRPVLEPLGLSHPQYLVMLALWGSRSLSLRQLAEQLRLEPATLSPLVKRLEAAGLVARARRADDVRTLDITLTERGAQLRERALAVPGEMMQRLGLDREELEQLHRLMTRLIAAVDGADA encoded by the coding sequence GTGGCGCACGACGAGCTGCCCGTGCAGGAGCGGGACGACCTGGCGCTCGAGCGCCAGGTGTGCTTCGCGCTGTCGGTGGCGTCCCGCAGCGTCGTCGGCGCCTACCGGCCCGTGCTCGAGCCGCTCGGCCTCTCGCACCCGCAATACCTCGTGATGCTCGCGCTCTGGGGCTCGCGCTCGCTCTCGCTGCGCCAGCTGGCCGAGCAGCTGCGCCTCGAGCCGGCGACGCTCTCGCCGCTCGTCAAGCGGCTCGAAGCCGCGGGGCTCGTCGCTCGCGCGAGGCGCGCCGACGACGTGCGCACGCTCGACATCACGCTCACCGAGCGCGGAGCGCAGCTGCGCGAGCGGGCGCTCGCCGTGCCGGGGGAGATGATGCAGCGACTCGGGCTCGACCGCGAGGAGCTCGAGCAGCTGCACCGCCTCATGACGCGGCTCATCGCCGCGGTCGACGGCGCGGACGCCTGA
- a CDS encoding SatD family protein, with the protein MARASAAVIADIVGSRDLADRSAAQEHVLHAFERAEVHAPAAVPAYAAVGDEFQAVYASVEHAVVATTVVGLSLPEGLELRFGIGVGEDRVVDATGTVPIRDGSAWWRAREAIDHVKQAQRSGRSRATTGFVPDGGSEEKAVRGLLLLRDHVVSGMRPRDRRIALAGLEEVPQARTAEAEGIRQSAVSQSWHRSGAAAVVEMLRQLEGARS; encoded by the coding sequence GTGGCTAGAGCATCCGCGGCGGTGATCGCCGACATCGTCGGGTCCCGGGACCTGGCTGACCGCAGCGCGGCGCAGGAGCATGTGCTGCATGCGTTCGAACGCGCTGAGGTTCACGCTCCGGCGGCGGTACCGGCGTATGCGGCCGTGGGGGATGAGTTCCAGGCGGTCTACGCGAGCGTCGAGCACGCCGTCGTCGCGACGACCGTCGTCGGGCTGTCGCTTCCCGAGGGGCTCGAGCTGCGCTTCGGCATCGGGGTCGGCGAGGACCGCGTCGTCGACGCGACTGGCACGGTCCCCATCCGAGACGGCAGCGCCTGGTGGCGCGCTCGGGAGGCGATCGATCACGTGAAGCAAGCGCAGCGCTCGGGGCGGAGCCGTGCGACGACGGGCTTCGTGCCCGACGGCGGAAGCGAGGAGAAGGCCGTTCGCGGCCTCCTGCTGCTGCGGGACCACGTCGTGTCGGGCATGCGGCCGCGGGATCGCCGAATCGCGCTAGCGGGCCTGGAGGAGGTGCCGCAAGCGCGCACCGCCGAGGCTGAGGGCATCCGCCAGTCGGCCGTCTCGCAGAGCTGGCACCGTTCCGGCGCTGCGGCGGTCGTCGAGATGCTGCGTCAGCTCGAGGGAGCCCGGTCGTGA
- a CDS encoding alpha/beta hydrolase — MAEISVNKRMLGLKDVHVHVEEHGAGRPVVLIHGWPLSGASWEAQVSALVDAGYRVITYDRRGFGRSDKPKTGYDYDTLADDLAGLLDALDLRDVTLVGFSMGGGEVARYIARHGEERLRSVVFAAAVPPRMMRSADNPEGPLTAEQAGEMTAQLTADREAFLDDFTKQFFSPNADGNVLVSEPQRQQAIGLGLQADKLAMLEAMQSFGLADFREDLTKVTVPTLVLHGDADGIVPFEGSGARTHRAIPGSELELIAGAPHGLNVSHASEFNAALLRFLER, encoded by the coding sequence ATGGCAGAGATCAGTGTGAACAAGCGGATGCTCGGGCTCAAGGACGTGCACGTCCACGTCGAGGAGCACGGCGCAGGGCGACCGGTCGTCCTCATCCACGGCTGGCCGCTCTCGGGCGCCTCATGGGAGGCGCAGGTGTCCGCCCTCGTCGACGCGGGCTACCGCGTCATCACCTACGACCGCCGTGGCTTCGGCCGGAGCGACAAGCCGAAGACCGGCTACGACTACGACACGCTCGCCGACGACCTCGCGGGTCTGCTCGACGCGCTCGACCTGCGCGACGTCACGCTCGTCGGCTTCTCGATGGGTGGCGGCGAGGTCGCCCGCTACATCGCCCGCCACGGCGAGGAGCGGCTGCGCAGCGTCGTCTTCGCCGCCGCGGTGCCGCCGCGCATGATGCGCTCGGCCGACAACCCGGAGGGCCCGCTCACGGCGGAGCAGGCGGGCGAGATGACGGCGCAGCTCACCGCCGACCGCGAGGCCTTCCTCGACGACTTCACGAAGCAGTTCTTCTCGCCGAACGCCGACGGCAACGTGCTCGTGAGCGAGCCGCAGCGGCAGCAAGCGATCGGGCTCGGCCTGCAGGCCGACAAGCTCGCGATGCTCGAGGCGATGCAGTCGTTCGGGCTGGCCGACTTCCGCGAGGACCTCACGAAGGTGACCGTGCCGACGCTCGTGCTGCACGGCGACGCCGACGGCATCGTGCCGTTCGAGGGGTCCGGCGCGCGCACGCACCGGGCGATCCCCGGGAGCGAGCTCGAGCTCATCGCGGGCGCGCCGCACGGCCTCAACGTGAGCCACGCATCCGAGTTCAACGCCGCGCTGCTGCGCTTCCTGGAGCGCTGA
- the ugpC gene encoding sn-glycerol-3-phosphate ABC transporter ATP-binding protein UgpC, producing the protein MVNVSLHDVTLTYPGASRPSIDGIELEIEHGELLVLVGPSGCGKSTTLRALAGLEFPDSGRIAFGDRDVTGVDGSQRDVAMVFQSYALYPHMTVAGNIEFSLKNAKVPAAERQRLVAEAAELLELGDLLDRKPRELSGGQRQRVAMGRAIVRRPAVFLMDEPLSNLDAKLRVQTRGQIAALQRTLDVTTVYVTHDQTEAMTMGDRVVVMNQGRIEQVGSPRELYDEPETLFVAGFIGSPQMNLVEGSWSDAEGARVGDLTLPFHPAAPHSAPALTYGIRPEDLELVPHPGADARLVRIEVELVEELGSDTFVYGTGHGARWTARLPKGSRPAIGEALAFAVRPSSVIAFEPSTGHRVR; encoded by the coding sequence ATGGTCAACGTCTCGCTGCACGACGTCACGCTCACCTACCCGGGCGCCTCGCGGCCATCGATCGACGGGATCGAGCTCGAGATCGAGCACGGCGAGCTCCTCGTGCTCGTCGGCCCCTCCGGGTGCGGCAAGTCGACGACGCTGCGCGCGCTCGCGGGACTCGAGTTCCCCGACTCCGGCCGCATCGCGTTCGGCGACCGCGACGTCACGGGCGTCGACGGCAGCCAGCGGGATGTTGCCATGGTGTTCCAGAGCTATGCGCTCTACCCGCACATGACGGTGGCCGGCAACATCGAGTTCTCGCTGAAGAACGCGAAGGTGCCGGCCGCCGAGCGGCAGCGGCTCGTCGCCGAGGCGGCCGAGCTGCTCGAGCTCGGCGACCTGCTCGACCGCAAGCCGCGCGAGCTCTCCGGCGGGCAGCGGCAGCGGGTCGCGATGGGCCGCGCGATCGTGCGCCGCCCGGCCGTCTTCCTGATGGACGAGCCGCTGTCGAACCTCGACGCGAAGCTGCGGGTGCAGACGCGCGGCCAGATCGCGGCGCTGCAGCGCACGCTCGACGTCACGACCGTGTACGTCACGCACGACCAGACCGAGGCGATGACGATGGGCGACCGCGTGGTGGTCATGAACCAGGGCCGCATCGAGCAGGTCGGCTCGCCCCGCGAGCTCTACGACGAGCCCGAGACGCTGTTCGTCGCGGGCTTCATCGGCTCGCCCCAGATGAACCTCGTCGAGGGCTCCTGGTCGGATGCGGAGGGCGCCCGGGTGGGCGACCTCACCCTGCCGTTCCACCCGGCCGCCCCGCACTCCGCGCCCGCGCTGACCTACGGCATCCGCCCCGAGGACCTCGAGCTCGTGCCGCACCCGGGAGCGGATGCGCGCCTCGTGCGCATCGAGGTCGAGCTCGTCGAGGAGCTGGGCTCCGACACGTTCGTCTACGGCACCGGGCACGGCGCGCGCTGGACCGCACGGCTGCCGAAGGGCAGCAGGCCCGCGATCGGCGAAGCGCTCGCGTTCGCGGTGCGCCCGTCGAGCGTCATCGCGTTCGAGCCCTCGACGGGGCACCGCGTGCGCTGA